The following nucleotide sequence is from Pseudomonadota bacterium.
CTCGCATTCGAGCAGAAAAGGAGGCGCAGGAACGCGCGGCCGAGGAGGCCCGGCAAGCCGCCGAACGGAAGGCCGTAGAGGAAGTGGAGCAACGCGAACGCGCGCGCCAGGAGGCCGAGCTGCGCACGCGGCTCGAGGCCGAACAGCAGGCTCGCCTCCAAGAGCAACAGGCGTTGCTGGCGCACGAGCGCCAGATGAAAGCCATCGAGGCGAAACGGCGCAGCAGCATCCACCCCGCGCTGCTCACCCTGCTCTTCTTGCTGCTGGCAGGAGGAGGCGCGTTCGGCTATTTCGGTTGGTACAAGCCGCAGCAGGAGCGACTTGCGCGCGAGAAGGCGACCGCCGAGCGTCTGGCGGCGCAGCGCGCCGAGCAAGCCCGCAAGCAGCGTGAGCTCGCGGCGGTCGCCCTGGCCGAAAAGCAACGGGAGCTCGAAGAGCTGCGGCGGGTGGCCGAAGAGCAAGAGAAGGCACGTGCCGTAGCAGAGTCGCGCGCGGCTCGAATCGCGGCCGAAGCAAGCAAGGCAGAGGCCAGCAAGGTGGCCGTGGCCAAGGTCCAAGAGAGCAAGCGCAAGCGCAGGAGCCGGCGTGCGGTCAAACGCCGTGACCGTGCTCGGCGAGCAGAGCGCAAGACCAAGGCGGTCAAAAAAGAGCCAGTGGTGCGTGGGGACGACGATCCGCTGAAGGGCCTCGACGTGTTCTAGGGACCGCGGCGGCGGAGATGTCGTCCAACCCCGGCCTCGCCTTCCCGCTCGACGTAGGCTCGCTGACCGAAGCGCGGCAGTGGGTTGCACGGTTGCGATCCGCGGTCGACGTTTTCAAGGTGGGACTCGAGCTCTTCACGCGCGCAGGGCCCGACGCGGTACACGTCGTACACGACGCCGGGGCTTCTTGCTTTCTCGATCTGAAGCTTCACGATATCCCTGCCACGGTCGCACGCGGAACGCAGGCGGCAGCAGCCATGGGTGTCTCGTATCTGACGCTTCATAGTGCGAGCGGAGCCGAGGCTCTGAGACAGGCCCAGGCAGCAGCGCAACACGCCCCAACCCGGCTGCTTGCCGTCGGTGTGCTAACGAGTCTAGATACCCAGGACTTGCGTGCCATAGGCGTCCTCGATGATCCGCTGGCGCTCATGAAGCGTAGGGCGGAGCTTGCCATCGGCTGCGGCGTCACGGGCTTCATCACCTCGCCCCGCGAGTGTGCGCTGCTGCGCGAGCTTGTAGGTCCCGGCGGACTGCTCGTAACTCCGGGCATCCGGCTCGGGCACGTCGACAGGGACGACCAGAAGCGAGCGGCCCGTCCGCGAGAGGCTGTCCTTTGCGGCGCCGACCTGCTCGTCGTGGGGCGGCCTCTACGCGAGGCGGCGGATCCCGTGGGGGTCGCCGCGACCATACGCAA
It contains:
- the pyrF gene encoding orotidine-5'-phosphate decarboxylase; its protein translation is MSSNPGLAFPLDVGSLTEARQWVARLRSAVDVFKVGLELFTRAGPDAVHVVHDAGASCFLDLKLHDIPATVARGTQAAAAMGVSYLTLHSASGAEALRQAQAAAQHAPTRLLAVGVLTSLDTQDLRAIGVLDDPLALMKRRAELAIGCGVTGFITSPRECALLRELVGPGGLLVTPGIRLGHVDRDDQKRAARPREAVLCGADLLVVGRPLREAADPVGVAATIRNEMDEAYRERETNR